A stretch of Triticum aestivum cultivar Chinese Spring chromosome 1D, IWGSC CS RefSeq v2.1, whole genome shotgun sequence DNA encodes these proteins:
- the LOC123183387 gene encoding uncharacterized protein, with protein sequence MAAIRCAARRLGGSLLQRTQAAVAEEGRRLAPSRLMRSRQLSSQVSGERAGKILKKEELDWEEMKAALDKLAELQKEAGPSVFLLRMMSIGRAAKTVVVGAAKLTLVYVAAAVAFGGDGVEAEAVTKENK encoded by the exons atggcggcgattCGGTGCGCGGCCAGGAGGCTCGGTGGCTCCCTGCTCCAGCGGACGCAGGCGGCTGTCGCGGAGGAGGGACGCCGGCTCGCGCCAAGCAGGCTCATGCGCTCCCGCCAGCTCTCCAGCCAGgtctccggcgag CGTGCTGGCAAGATCCTGAAGAAGGAAGAGCTGGACTGGGAGGAGATGAAGGCGGCGTTAGATAAGTTGGCGGAGCTCCAAAAGGAAGCAGGACCCTCTGTCTTTCTACT GCGCATGATGTCCATCGGACGTGCGGCTAAGACTGTGGTTGTTGGAGCTGCCAAGTTGACACTTGTCTATGTCGCTGCCGCTGTTGCTTTTGGTGGCGATGGGGTAGAAGCCGAGGCTGTTACCAAGGAAAACAAGTGA